The Camelina sativa cultivar DH55 chromosome 18, Cs, whole genome shotgun sequence DNA window ATGTACCGATGTTTCTATACATTACTAAGTGTACACATTACATCTATACATTTAATAATATGTAGAGActtttgtacacttaataaggtgtgCAAATATCTGTACATTTAATAAGGTGTACATACAtccgtacacttaataatgtgtacaaacacttaataatgtgtataaacatctgtacacttaataaagtgtacgggtacaaaagatatatataatatatttaaaattattaaacaaaacacatatcaaattgtgaagaaaaaaatgtagattttttttgtatttgaaaaattcctaaaaatattatattaataactatttaaataattatcacaATTTTTCAATCCCACAAATGGGTCCTACATAACTCTCCTATTTTACATACACACTCACACACAAACACTCTCTCACCTATTTTgccaattataaatagtatttgTACTAAAACACTAATTAAGTTTCCAAAATGTATTATAATGCTAATATACCCTATAATATATTACATCTATGATAGTTTTAATATATGTTCTCTATCTAATTGCACTCTGAATTTTGGTTTAGTTAggtgattaaaagaaaaaaaaattagtgttatAGTAGTGAACTAATCTAGTTTAAATTAGCAAAGCCTTAAATTACCTTTGAGTGAAATAAAGTTGTTCACTACCATAAGAAGAATATGTTCACTAATTTGGAACGtgttgttttgttaaatttaaaattgctTTCAAAAAGatggtttttcaaaaaatgaatCTTTTCTTAATATTGTTACATGCATTTTCATTGTTTGGTATATgagtttttcattattatttttgattaatttaaccAATATGATCTTGTAGTTCACATAGATTGAGACTTTTGAAACATTAGTTCTGGCTCATAGGTTCAAGTAAAGGAAGGAGAAGgtgaaaagaagaagctaattaAAGAGTCTAAAGATCGAGCATCACAACATCTtcaaaaccaatgaaaaaaaaaaaactcaaaaccggATGCGTTTTAACATTAAAACGAAGGCGGTTTCCACGTGGACAACAACTTAACACCTGAGCCTAACACGCGAATACGTCGAGACCCCGACGCGTGTTCTGTCTTCCTCGTAAGCTTCTTATGTTCGAAGTGgagttctctctttctctctcgtccCTATGTATATAAAGCGGTCCTCACTTTGATCCACTGAGTCGAATGTTGAAAAGATGACTGAAATCTACAGAACAATTTCAACCGGACGTGGAGACGACGTTTCGCCGACTAAATGCCGTGAACGCCGTCGTCGGAGAATTGAGATGCGGAGGCAAGCGGCTGTTTTCGGTGATcctagctcttcttcttcaacgagTAGGAATCGTGATCGGACGGACATGGATGTTTACTCAAGTTTTGACGTTCCATTAAAGAAACAAGCTCGGAGGACGACGGAGATCGGTGGTCTTCCGGCGGATATCGGAGGTTTTTTCACGTCTCCGGCTCCTTCTTCCCACCATAAATCGGAAACGCCGGTGACGTGGAAgggagaagaaacagaggatgagCCGTTGTACGGTATAGTTTCGGTTATGGGAAGATCTCGTAAGATGGAAGATTCGGTTACTGTTAAACCGAATTTATGTAAACCGGAAATTAACCGGAATAGACCGGTTCATTTCTTCGCTGTCTACGATGGGCATGGCGGTTCTCAGGTAAGCGAAAAGGAAAATAGTATTATATGTACTAGGGGTGTTTTGGTTATTTGATATGAAGAGGCTGATGTGTATGGGCAGGTGTCAACATTGTGCGGCACGACGATGCACACGTTAGTTAAAGAGGAGCTAGAGCAaaaggaggaaggagaagaaggaagcgaGAACGACGTCGTGGAGAAAGTATGGCGGGGAGTGATGAAGAGGAGTTTCAAGAGGATGGATGAGATGGCAACGAGCACATGCGTGTGTGGGACTAGTGTGCCGTTGTGTAACTGCGATCCTAGGGAGGCTGCGATTTCGGGTTCTACCGCGGTTACCGCGGTTCTGACGCAAGATCATGTCATTGTAGCCAA harbors:
- the LOC104761178 gene encoding probable protein phosphatase 2C 75 gives rise to the protein MTEIYRTISTGRGDDVSPTKCRERRRRRIEMRRQAAVFGDPSSSSSTSRNRDRTDMDVYSSFDVPLKKQARRTTEIGGLPADIGGFFTSPAPSSHHKSETPVTWKGEETEDEPLYGIVSVMGRSRKMEDSVTVKPNLCKPEINRNRPVHFFAVYDGHGGSQVSTLCGTTMHTLVKEELEQKEEGEEGSENDVVEKVWRGVMKRSFKRMDEMATSTCVCGTSVPLCNCDPREAAISGSTAVTAVLTQDHVIVANTGDSRAVLCRNGMAIPLSNDHKPDRPDERARIEAAGGRVLVVDGARVEGILATSRAIGDRYLKPIVAWEPEVTFMRRESGDECLILASDGLWDVLSSQLACDIARFCLREEAACSGLDLNRTAEEDDVGGEQNPSRSVLAATLLSRLALGRQSSDNISVIVIDLTKSS